GTTCGCACAACGGCAACGCGCAGTCGCGCCCGCCGCAGCAGCCGCGCGACGATCGCCTGGCGCAGGATGCCGATGGCTTCGAGGAGCGCGACGACGAACGCCTGCCGCGCAACGTCGATCCGCTGCGCACCAACCTGCCCAGCCGGCGCGACACCATCGGCGTGCGCCGCCCGGCCAGCGGCAACGCCCAGCCCGACCCGATGCGCACCAGCATCGACGCCATGGGCAACAGCGGCCGCAGGGGCGGCGGTGGCGGCAATGGCGGTGGCGGCGGCAACCGCAACCGTGGCGGCTCGCGCGGCTACGGCCGCTGACGCCTTGCCATCGCGGCCGTGCGCCGCGATCCAGCACCCGCCCGCCGGACCGGTCCGCACCTTTCCAGCCCGCGGGAAGACCGTCCGCGCGTTGACCGGGAGGGCATGAAAGGCGCACGCGCGTCAGCCGCTGGGGCGCACAATGGCCGGATGCGTGCGGCGCCCGCCTCCTTCCGCACCGCCCTCGTGGCCGGTGCCAGCGGGCTGGTCGGGCGCGAGATCCTGGCGGGGCTGCTGGCCGACCGGAGCCTGGCCAAGGTCCACACCCTCGGGCGGCGCGAACTGCCGGCGACCCACCCCAAGCTCGAGCAGCACGTCGTCGATTTCGCCACGCTGCCGGCGCTGCCGCCGGTCGATGAGGTCTATCTGGCCCTGGGCACCACCATCAAGGTGGCAGGCAGCCAGCAGGCCTTCCGCGCCGTGGATCACGACGCCAACCTGGCCGTTGCCCGGGCGGCGCGCAAAGCCGGCGCCACCCGCCTCGCGCTCGTCAGCGCCATGGGTGCGGACGCCAGGTCCTCGATCTTCTACAACCGCGTGAAGGGTGAACTCGAGGCCGCGCTGGCCGGGCTGGGTTACGAAGCGCTGGTCATTGCGCGGCCCTCCATGCTGGCCGGCGACCGCCAGTCGCTCGGTCAGCCGGTGCGATCCGGCGAGGTCCTGGCCCTGCGCGTCAGCACGGCGCTGCGACCGCTGATTCCCGCCAACTTCCGCTCGATCCGCGCCGCCGACGTGGCCGCCGCCCTGCTGCAGGCACTGCCGCGGGCCCGCGGCACCACGGTGCTGCCGTCGGGCGCCATGCAGGGCGCGTCGGCGCGGGCTTGATCCGGCGCCGCCTCAGCCGCGCAGGAACAGCGTCACCAGCGGTTCGTGGCCGACCTGCGCGCTGCGGTGCCCGTGCACGGCCGGATCGAACGTCGCGCCGTCCGGCAGCAGGTCGGCCGACCAGAAGTGCTCGCCGGGACGGAACACGCGCGAGCTGCCGTCCTGCAGGCCGATCTCCATCGCGCCGGACAGGATGAACACCCACTGCGTGTGCGGCGAGCAGTGGAAGCTGCTGCGAAAGCCCACCGGGCTGTGGCGCAGCTGGTACCCGCCGCTGGGCAGCAGCGCCGACAGCCTGGCTTCGGGCTTGCCCTGGTCGAGCGGCACGCGCTCCTCGCGGAAGCGGGCGCGCCCGTCGGCGCCGGTGAAGAGGATGACCTTGGTGAAGTGCATGCGGAACCTTGCCGGTTGGAGGCTGCGCATCGGCAGCTCGCGGACGGCGGATGGTAGCCGCCGTGCCGGGCCGGCACCCGGCCGCGGGCGTCGCTACGATGCCGCCATGACCGGATCCACCGACTCCCCCATCCGCTTCGGCCTGCAAGGCCGCGTCTGCATCGTCACCGGCGCTGCGCAGGGCATCGGCGAAGCCTGCGCCCGCCGCTTCGCCGCCGACGGCGCGCAGGTGGTGATCGCCGACATCGAGGACGCGCGCGGCCAGGCGCTGGCGGCCGAACTGGGCGGCGCCTTCGTCCATTGCGACGTCGGCGACAAGGCGCAGGTCGATGCGATGGTGGCCGAGGTCATGCAGCGGCACGGCCGCATCGACGTGCTGGTCAACAACGCCGGCATCTTCAAGGCGGCGGATTTCCTCGACGTGAGCGAGGCCGACTTCGACGCGGTGCTGCGCGTCAACCTCAAGGGCTCTTTCCTCGCCGGCCAGGCGGTGGCGCGCGAGATGGCCCGGGCCGGCCGCGGCGCGATCGTCAACATGAGTTCGGTCAACGGCGTGCTGGCGATCCCCACCATCGCCAGCTACAACGTCAGCAAGGGCGGCATCAACCAGCTCACGCGGGTGATGGCGCTGGCGCTGGCCGACAAGGGCATCCGCGTCAACGCGGTCGCGCCCGGCACCATCGCCACCGAGCTGGCGGCCCGGGCGGTGCTGACCAGCGAGGACGCGAAGCACCGCATCCTGAGCCGCACGCCCATGAAGCGGCTGGGCGAGCCGGCGGAGATCGCCGACGTGGTCGCCTGGCTGGCCAGCGATGCCGCCAGCTACGTCACCGGCGAGATCGTGGTGGTCGATGGCGGGCGGATGACGCTGAACTACACGGTGCCGGTGTGACGCCGGAAATTCGTACCTGACCCCGATTTCTCAGGGGCGGGTGCGGGCGGCCAGCCGCCGCTTGCGCCGCAGCCGCACGCGCAGCGCCCAGATCCACGACGCCAGCACGTACGACAGCAGGCCCATGCTGACGGCGAAGATCGACAGGCCCAGCAGCAGGGGCTTGCCAACCGCCTTGACACGGCGCAGCGCCTGGCCGAACCAGCCGGCGTCGGGCGTCGCGCCCTCCTCCGGCGCGGTTTCGGACAGGGCATCGCCGGGCGCAGGTCCCGCCTCGCCGAGCAGCGCGGCGCCCAGTCTCCAGGCCGCGTAGTAGATCGGCCCGAAGGTGGCGGGATTGGATACGAGCGTGCTGGCCACCGCCGCCGGCACGTGGGCGCGCAGCGCCACGGCGGCCGCGGCGGAGAACGGGATCTGCGCCAGCGGGAACAGCAGGCCGAAGAACACGCCCAGGGCCACGCCCATGGCCAGCCCGCGGCGGCTCAGGTGCCACAGGCGCGGATGGTGCAGCGCCGGCCCCAGCCAGCGCAGCCAGCGGTTGCGCTGCAAGGCATCGCGGGTGGGAACCAGGCCGCGCAATCGCTGGAACATGGAGCAAGGTTAGCGCGGCCAGCGGCCGCGATCACGCGGTGGTGGCGGCCAGCCATCGCGCGCTGGGCCACTGAATGCAACACCCGTATCCCGCCGCGGGGGCGGGATCGGCAACGCCAGGATCAGGCGTTCATCACGGCGACCGCGCGCGCGTTGAGGTATGCGTCCAGCGCCTCCGGCCCGCCTTCGCTGCCGTAGCCCGAATCCTTGATGCCGCCGAAGGGCATTTCGGCGGAGGGCATGGCGGGCATGTTGATCCACAGCATGCCCACTTCCACGCGCCGCGCCAGCAGGTCGGCGTTCTTCAGCGAGCGGGTGAAGGCATAGCCGGCCAGCCCGTAGGGCAGGCGGTTCGATTCGGCGATCGCGTCCTCGAGCTTGTCG
The sequence above is a segment of the Ramlibacter tataouinensis genome. Coding sequences within it:
- a CDS encoding SDR family NAD(P)-dependent oxidoreductase; translation: MTGSTDSPIRFGLQGRVCIVTGAAQGIGEACARRFAADGAQVVIADIEDARGQALAAELGGAFVHCDVGDKAQVDAMVAEVMQRHGRIDVLVNNAGIFKAADFLDVSEADFDAVLRVNLKGSFLAGQAVAREMARAGRGAIVNMSSVNGVLAIPTIASYNVSKGGINQLTRVMALALADKGIRVNAVAPGTIATELAARAVLTSEDAKHRILSRTPMKRLGEPAEIADVVAWLASDAASYVTGEIVVVDGGRMTLNYTVPV
- a CDS encoding NAD(P)H-binding protein, producing MRAAPASFRTALVAGASGLVGREILAGLLADRSLAKVHTLGRRELPATHPKLEQHVVDFATLPALPPVDEVYLALGTTIKVAGSQQAFRAVDHDANLAVARAARKAGATRLALVSAMGADARSSIFYNRVKGELEAALAGLGYEALVIARPSMLAGDRQSLGQPVRSGEVLALRVSTALRPLIPANFRSIRAADVAAALLQALPRARGTTVLPSGAMQGASARA
- a CDS encoding DUF2062 domain-containing protein translates to MFQRLRGLVPTRDALQRNRWLRWLGPALHHPRLWHLSRRGLAMGVALGVFFGLLFPLAQIPFSAAAAVALRAHVPAAVASTLVSNPATFGPIYYAAWRLGAALLGEAGPAPGDALSETAPEEGATPDAGWFGQALRRVKAVGKPLLLGLSIFAVSMGLLSYVLASWIWALRVRLRRKRRLAARTRP